The proteins below come from a single Malus sylvestris chromosome 3, drMalSylv7.2, whole genome shotgun sequence genomic window:
- the LOC126614668 gene encoding trans-cinnamate 4-monooxygenase-like: MDLFILEKTLLGLFVAVIVAMAISKLRGKKFKLPLGPIPVPVFGNWLQVGDDLNHRNLTDLAKKFGYCFLLRMGQRNLVVVSSPELAKEVLHTQAVEFGSRTRNVVVDIFNGKGQDMVFCVYGAHWRNMRRIMTVPFFTNRVVQKYRYGWESEAAAVVEDVKKHPEAATSGMVLRRRLQLMMYNNIYRILFDRRFESEEDPLFVKLKGSNGDRSRLAQSFDYNYGDFIPILRPFLRGYLKMCKEVKEKRIQLFKNYFIDERKKLSSTQATTNEGLKCAIDHILEAQQKGEINENNIYHVVDNINAAAIESTLLSIEWGIAELVNHPESQKKLREELDTVLSRGVQITEPDIQKLPYLQAVIKEALRLRMTIPLLLPHMNLKDAKLSGFDIPAESKIVVNAWWLANNPTMWKKPEEFRPERFLEEESKVEANGNDFRYLPFGVGRRSCPGIILALPILCITIGRLVQNFELLPPPGQSKLDTLEKCGQFSLHILKHSTIVMKPAA; the protein is encoded by the exons ATGGACCTCTTCATCCTGGAAAAGACCCTTCTGGGTCTCTTCGTCGCGGTAATCGTCGCCATGGCCATTTCAAAACTCCGCGGCAAGAAATTCAAGCTCCCGCTGGGTCCCATACCTGTACCTGTTTTCGGAAACTGGCTCCAGGTCGGCGACGACCTCAACCACCGTAATCTCACAGACCTCGCCAAGAAATTCGGCTACTGCTTCCTCCTCCGCATGGGGCAGCGCAACCTCGTCGTCGTGTCGTCGCCGGAGCTTGCCAAGGAGGTGCTCCACACCCAGGCAGTCGAATTCGGGTCGAGGACCAGAAACGTCGTCGTTGATATCTTCAACGGTAAAGGCCAGGACATGGTTTTCTGCGTCTACGGCGCGCACTGGCGGAATATGCGGCGGATCATGACCGTCCCCTTCTTCACCAACAGGGTTGTCCAGAAGTACCGCTACGGATGGGAATCGGAGGCGGCTGCGGTCGTCGAGGATGTGAAAAAGCACCCTGAGGCGGCGACCAGTGGAATGGTGCTGCGGAGGCGGCTGCAGCTGATGATGTACAACAACATATACAGAATCCTGTTCGATCGGCGATTCGAGAGCGAGGAGGATCCCCTGTTCGTGAAGCTCAAGGGATCGAACGGGGACAGGAGCCGATTGGCGCAGAGCTTCGATTACAACTACGGCGATTTTATCCCGATATTAAGGCCGTTTTTGAGAGGGTATTTGAAGATGTGCAAGGAAGTGAAGGAGAAGAGAATTCAGCTGTTTAAGAACTATTTCATTGACGAGAGGAA GAAACTTTCAAGCACACAGGCAACAACAAACGAAGGATTGAAGTGCGCCATTGACCACATCCTCGAGGCGCAGCAGAAGGGAGAAATCAACGAGAACAACATTTACCACGTCGTTGACAACATCAATGCTGCTG CTATTGAAAGCACTTTGTTGTCTATCGAGTGGGGGATCGCCGAGCTAGTGAACCACCCCGAAAGCCAGAAGAAGTTAAGGGAAGAACTCGATACGGTCCTCAGCCGAGGAGTACAAATCACAGAGCCCGACATTCAGAAACTTCCCTACCTGCAAGCCGTGATCAAGGAGGCTCTCCGCCTTCGCATGACAATTCCACTCCTCCTTCCCCACATGAACCTTAAGGACGCCAAGCTCAGTGGGTTTGACATCCCAGCGGAGAGCAAGATTGTGGTGAATGCTTGGTGGTTGGCGAACAACCCTACCATGTGGAAGAAGCCGGAGGAGTTTAGGCCCGAGAGGTTTTTGGAGGAGGAGTCGAAGGTGGAGGCTAACGGGAACGACTTCAGGTATCTCCCGTTTGGTGTTGGGAGGAGAAGCTGTCCCGGTATTATCCTGGCCCTGCCAATCCTATGCATTACAATTGGACGTTTAGTTCAAAACTTCGAGCTTCTACCTCCGCCGGGACAGTCCAAGCTCGACACCTTGGAGAAATGTGGGCAGTTCAGCCTGCACATCCTGAAGCATTCCACCATTGTGATGAAGCCGGCGGCATAG
- the LOC126614663 gene encoding uncharacterized protein LOC126614663 isoform X1 produces the protein MMPDSVKLENLLGMLTIKLNDDNFIKWNFQFCYVLRGYDLFDHFTGESVCPPKFLITPELGVTNEISTAYKAWVQTDMALLSLLIATLSDDAMEYVVGCKTTHEAWTALQDRYMFVSSATVNHLKAELHTIQKGSDNVDKFLLRLKTIKDKLIAAGEKITDNDLVIAALTGLPADFDTIRTVVLARDTPISLKEFRAQLLGAEKIIEARMQSLVHSMAALYGNGSVPFSCGGNSAYQSVSHASSPSTGSDSTVPQSSNFGFGLVAPDSSNSGGSTSQTCQQFPPHNANVFSGPRNNFGNQGPRSFGNNNGHTSFGNTYGTQFGHSGYNSSGHNYGNSSGGNGYRGKGNGGYRPKFNGNRSGNYWSGNTSTRPNIVPECQICSRKGHTAVTCLYRNETTPVVQECQICGKKGHIAIDCRHRGNYAYQRAPPPPSLSANYAFQDYPSQFQYPGVPPPVQFPDLSGYQGVSFTTPQVPPDFQASVNQGQSSLILSSSQDHDVSSDIPALTAQTSSGQSNGADSLPRKE, from the exons ATGATGCCTGACTCGGTTAAACTtgaaaatcttttgggaatgttGACTATTAAGTTGAATGATGACAATTTCATCAAGTGGAACTTTCAATTCTGTTATGTTCTTCGTGggtatgatttgtttgatcatttTACTGGTGAATCAGTTTGTCCTCCCAAATTTCTTATTACTCCTGAATTAGGGGTTACCAATGAAATTAGTACTGCATATAAAGCTTGGGTTCAAACTGATATGGCTCTTTTGAGTCTTCTTATTGCCACTTTGAGTGATGATGCCATGGAATATGTTGTTGGTTGTAAAACTACTCATGAAGCTTGGACTGCCTTACAAGATAGATATATGTTTGTCTCGAGTGCTACTGTGAATCATTTGAAAGCTGAGTTACACACTATTCAGAAAGGAAGTGATAATGTTGATAAGTTTTTGTTGAGGTTAAAGACAATTAAAGACAAACTTATTGCAGCTGGTGAGAAGATTACAGACAATGATTTGGTTATTGCTGCATTGACTGGTTTACCTGCTGACTTTGATACGATCAGAACTGTGGTATTGGCCAGAGATACACCTATCTCGTTGAAAGAATTCAGGGCTCAACTCTTAGGGGCTGAAAAGATTATAGAAGCTAGGATGCAGTCTCTTGTTCACAGTATGGCAGCTCTGTATGGTAATGGTTCTGTTCCATTTTCTTGTGGTGGTAATTCTGCTTATCAATCAGTTTCACATGCATCCAGTCCTTCTACTGGTTCTGATTCTACGGTGCCACAGTCATCCAATTTTGGCTTTGGTCTTGTTGCTCCTGATTCCTCTAATTCAGGTGGCTCAACTTCTCAGACTTGTCAGCAGTTTCCTCCTCATAATGCTAATGTTTTTAGTGGGCCTAGAAATAATTTTGGTAATCAGGGACCTAGGTCTTTTGGTAATAATAATGGCCATACTTCTTTTGGTAATACCTATGGTACTCAGTTTGGTCATAGTGGTTATAATTCTTCTGGTCATAACTATGGCAATTCCTCTGGAGGAAATGGTTACAGAGGCAAAGGGAACGGTGGCTATCGACCTAAGTTCAATGGTAATCGATCTGGTAATTACTGGTCAGGTAACACTTCCACTAGACCGAATATAGTTCCTGAATGTCAGATTTGTTCAAGGAAAGGACATACGGCAGTGACTTGTCTGTACAGAAATGAAACTACTCCGGTTGTGCAAGAATGTCAGATTTGTGGTAAGAAGGGCCATATTGCCATTGATTGTCGACACAGGGGTAACTATGCTTACCAAagggctcctcctcctccttccctcAGTGCCAACTATGCCTTTCAAGATTATCCTTCTCAGTTCCAGTATCCTGGTGTTCCACCTCCAGTTCAGTTTCCTGATCTTTCTGGTTATCAAGGGGTTTCTTTCACTACTCCACAAGTTCCTCCAGATTTTCAAGCTTCTGTAAATCAAGGCCAGTCTTCTCTTATTTTATCTAGTTCTCAAGATCATGATGTTTCATCTGATATACCTGCTTTGACTGCACAAACTTCTTCTG GACAAAGCAACGGGGCTGATTCTTTACCAAGGAAAGAGTAA
- the LOC126614663 gene encoding uncharacterized protein LOC126614663 isoform X2, producing MMPDSVKLENLLGMLTIKLNDDNFIKWNFQFCYVLRGYDLFDHFTGESVCPPKFLITPELGVTNEISTAYKAWVQTDMALLSLLIATLSDDAMEYVVGCKTTHEAWTALQDRYMFVSSATVNHLKAELHTIQKGSDNVDKFLLRLKTIKDKLIAAGEKITDNDLVIAALTGLPADFDTIRTVVLARDTPISLKEFRAQLLGAEKIIEARMQSLVHSMAALYGNGSVPFSCGGNSAYQSVSHASSPSTGSDSTVPQSSNFGFGLVAPDSSNSGGSTSQTCQQFPPHNANVFSGPRNNFGNQGPRSFGNNNGHTSFGNTYGTQFGHSGYNSSGHNYGNSSGGNGYRGKGNGGYRPKFNGNRSGNYWSGNTSTRPNIVPECQICSRKGHTAVTCLYRNETTPVVQECQICGKKGHIAIDCRHRGNYAYQRAPPPPSLSANYAFQDYPSQFQYPGVPPPVQFPDLSGYQGVSFTTPQVPPDFQASVNQGQSNGADSLPRKE from the exons ATGATGCCTGACTCGGTTAAACTtgaaaatcttttgggaatgttGACTATTAAGTTGAATGATGACAATTTCATCAAGTGGAACTTTCAATTCTGTTATGTTCTTCGTGggtatgatttgtttgatcatttTACTGGTGAATCAGTTTGTCCTCCCAAATTTCTTATTACTCCTGAATTAGGGGTTACCAATGAAATTAGTACTGCATATAAAGCTTGGGTTCAAACTGATATGGCTCTTTTGAGTCTTCTTATTGCCACTTTGAGTGATGATGCCATGGAATATGTTGTTGGTTGTAAAACTACTCATGAAGCTTGGACTGCCTTACAAGATAGATATATGTTTGTCTCGAGTGCTACTGTGAATCATTTGAAAGCTGAGTTACACACTATTCAGAAAGGAAGTGATAATGTTGATAAGTTTTTGTTGAGGTTAAAGACAATTAAAGACAAACTTATTGCAGCTGGTGAGAAGATTACAGACAATGATTTGGTTATTGCTGCATTGACTGGTTTACCTGCTGACTTTGATACGATCAGAACTGTGGTATTGGCCAGAGATACACCTATCTCGTTGAAAGAATTCAGGGCTCAACTCTTAGGGGCTGAAAAGATTATAGAAGCTAGGATGCAGTCTCTTGTTCACAGTATGGCAGCTCTGTATGGTAATGGTTCTGTTCCATTTTCTTGTGGTGGTAATTCTGCTTATCAATCAGTTTCACATGCATCCAGTCCTTCTACTGGTTCTGATTCTACGGTGCCACAGTCATCCAATTTTGGCTTTGGTCTTGTTGCTCCTGATTCCTCTAATTCAGGTGGCTCAACTTCTCAGACTTGTCAGCAGTTTCCTCCTCATAATGCTAATGTTTTTAGTGGGCCTAGAAATAATTTTGGTAATCAGGGACCTAGGTCTTTTGGTAATAATAATGGCCATACTTCTTTTGGTAATACCTATGGTACTCAGTTTGGTCATAGTGGTTATAATTCTTCTGGTCATAACTATGGCAATTCCTCTGGAGGAAATGGTTACAGAGGCAAAGGGAACGGTGGCTATCGACCTAAGTTCAATGGTAATCGATCTGGTAATTACTGGTCAGGTAACACTTCCACTAGACCGAATATAGTTCCTGAATGTCAGATTTGTTCAAGGAAAGGACATACGGCAGTGACTTGTCTGTACAGAAATGAAACTACTCCGGTTGTGCAAGAATGTCAGATTTGTGGTAAGAAGGGCCATATTGCCATTGATTGTCGACACAGGGGTAACTATGCTTACCAAagggctcctcctcctccttccctcAGTGCCAACTATGCCTTTCAAGATTATCCTTCTCAGTTCCAGTATCCTGGTGTTCCACCTCCAGTTCAGTTTCCTGATCTTTCTGGTTATCAAGGGGTTTCTTTCACTACTCCACAAGTTCCTCCAGATTTTCAAGCTTCTGTAAATCAAG GACAAAGCAACGGGGCTGATTCTTTACCAAGGAAAGAGTAA